The following coding sequences lie in one Burkholderia cepacia genomic window:
- a CDS encoding LysR family transcriptional regulator → MELRQLRYFVAVAEELHFGRAAKRLFISQPALSFDIRKFEDALGVQLFSRTNKTVALTNAGEVLLGEARRLLLQAAEAERLTVRSASGLAGRLRIGFVHSMLYRGLPDAVRRFEADYPGVEVVLSEMNTQAQVQAIQRGQIDLGYAHWGHFPPEVESVPVYAEPFVCCLPAAHPLARRKQVALAALAAEPFILFPREAAPHYHDLIIAQCVNAGFSPLIRHEARLWQTILSMIEFGMGVALVPRVLQQAKSDRLAFRPLKDASLESRTLALKRSGTAEPVALRFADYVRASIDGLPALAG, encoded by the coding sequence ATGGAACTGAGGCAGTTGCGCTATTTCGTGGCGGTCGCCGAGGAACTGCATTTCGGGCGCGCAGCGAAGCGCCTCTTCATCTCGCAGCCGGCGCTGAGTTTCGACATCCGCAAGTTCGAAGACGCGCTCGGCGTGCAGTTGTTCTCGCGCACCAACAAGACCGTCGCGCTGACCAACGCGGGCGAGGTGCTGCTCGGCGAAGCGCGCCGGTTGCTGCTGCAAGCGGCCGAAGCCGAGCGCCTGACGGTGCGCTCCGCGTCGGGCCTCGCGGGGCGGCTGCGGATCGGCTTCGTCCATTCGATGCTGTATCGCGGGCTGCCCGATGCGGTGCGGCGCTTCGAGGCCGACTACCCGGGCGTCGAGGTCGTGCTGAGCGAGATGAACACGCAGGCGCAGGTTCAGGCGATCCAGCGCGGCCAGATCGATCTCGGCTACGCGCACTGGGGCCACTTCCCGCCCGAGGTCGAATCGGTACCCGTCTATGCTGAGCCGTTCGTGTGCTGCCTGCCGGCCGCGCATCCGCTCGCCCGGCGCAAGCAGGTCGCGCTCGCCGCGCTCGCGGCGGAACCGTTCATCCTGTTTCCGCGCGAAGCGGCGCCGCACTATCACGACCTGATCATCGCGCAATGCGTGAACGCGGGATTCAGTCCGCTGATCCGCCACGAAGCGCGCCTGTGGCAGACGATCCTGTCGATGATCGAGTTCGGGATGGGTGTCGCGCTGGTGCCGCGCGTGCTGCAGCAGGCGAAGAGCGACCGGCTCGCGTTCCGGCCGCTGAAGGATGCGTCGCTCGAATCGCGCACGCTCGCGTTAAAGCGCAGCGGCACCGCCGAGCCGGTTGCGCTGCGCTTCGCCGACTACGTGCGCGCATCGATCGACGGGCTGCCCGCGCTCGCTGGCTGA
- a CDS encoding RidA family protein gives MAETIPVDLPQLAQPFSWATRAGGLMFTGHGPVDASGAIAGDTMTEQARITLANLAKAVAAAGATMDDVAQVLVYLSDVKAMPEFDAEYRRHFREPYPNRTCVGVQGFAHPAMRVELVAYVALPVAHT, from the coding sequence ATGGCTGAAACGATTCCGGTCGACCTGCCGCAGCTCGCACAACCTTTCTCGTGGGCGACCCGCGCCGGCGGGTTGATGTTTACGGGGCACGGGCCGGTCGACGCATCCGGTGCGATCGCCGGCGACACGATGACCGAACAGGCGCGCATCACGCTCGCGAATCTCGCGAAGGCCGTCGCGGCGGCCGGCGCGACGATGGACGACGTCGCGCAGGTGCTCGTCTACCTGTCCGACGTGAAGGCGATGCCCGAATTCGACGCCGAATACCGGCGCCACTTTCGCGAACCGTATCCGAACCGGACGTGCGTCGGCGTGCAGGGTTTCGCGCATCCGGCGATGCGCGTCGAACTCGTCGCGTACGTCGCGCTGCCTGTGGCGCACACCTAG
- a CDS encoding acyl-CoA dehydrogenase family protein — protein MNDTARTPDAGASNIPDSRGINFFTADPDLGALLKLHLGDAHYAELEPRLRTLGARVSGELDEWASRADKHPPVLEHRNRRGEAVQRIDKDPAYVALERVAYAELGLASLSHGPESVPPLVKYALTFLFVQAEFGLCCPVSMTDSLTRTLRRFGDPALVARYLPMLASRDFDTLYQGAMFMTEQAAGSDVARIATRAARETNAHGETVWRLTGDKWFCSNADADLAMVLARPEGAPDGIKGLALFLLPKTLPDGTRNRYRIVRLKDKLGSRSMASGEIALEGAQAFLIGEVGRGFHQMADMINMSRLSNGVRAAGLMRRALNEALHVAAHREAFGRKLIEMPLMQRQLMKMLLPAEAARAMFMQIALLLPQADAGDEQAARCVRILTPLIKFRACRDARRVTGDAMEVRGGTGYIEEWSDARIVRDAHLGSIWEGTSNIVALDVARAAQREHALDALRAFLGDRLGAAPLPDASRAALRRILARACDALARVAAEGDDARVRQAASALYYASAAVLMACEGVRLAPDFRRLALAHLIVRHKLLPVDPLAPASRDDESAAFDALLRGTPVALDTALDLLPEVER, from the coding sequence ATGAACGACACCGCTCGCACGCCGGACGCCGGCGCATCCAACATCCCCGACAGCCGGGGCATCAATTTCTTCACCGCCGATCCCGACCTCGGCGCGTTGCTGAAGCTGCATCTCGGCGACGCGCACTATGCCGAACTCGAGCCGCGGCTGCGCACGCTCGGCGCACGCGTGTCCGGCGAGCTCGACGAATGGGCGTCGCGCGCGGACAAGCACCCGCCCGTGCTCGAGCACCGCAACCGGCGCGGCGAGGCCGTGCAGCGGATCGACAAGGATCCCGCGTACGTCGCGCTCGAACGCGTTGCCTATGCGGAGCTCGGGCTCGCGTCGCTGAGCCACGGGCCGGAATCCGTGCCGCCGCTCGTCAAGTACGCGCTGACGTTCCTGTTCGTCCAGGCGGAGTTCGGGCTGTGCTGCCCGGTCAGCATGACCGACTCGTTGACGCGTACGCTGCGCCGCTTCGGCGATCCGGCGCTTGTCGCGCGTTACCTGCCGATGCTCGCATCGCGCGACTTCGACACGCTGTACCAGGGCGCGATGTTCATGACCGAGCAGGCAGCCGGCTCCGACGTCGCCCGGATCGCGACGCGCGCAGCGCGCGAGACGAACGCACACGGCGAGACCGTCTGGCGCCTGACCGGCGACAAATGGTTCTGCTCGAATGCCGACGCCGATCTCGCGATGGTCCTCGCGCGGCCCGAGGGCGCGCCGGACGGCATCAAGGGCCTGGCGCTGTTCCTGCTGCCGAAGACGTTGCCGGACGGCACGCGCAACCGCTACCGGATCGTGCGCCTGAAGGACAAGCTCGGCAGCCGTTCGATGGCGAGCGGCGAGATCGCGCTCGAAGGTGCGCAGGCGTTCCTGATCGGCGAGGTCGGCCGCGGTTTTCACCAGATGGCCGACATGATCAACATGTCGCGGCTGTCGAACGGCGTGCGCGCGGCGGGGCTGATGCGGCGTGCGTTGAACGAGGCGCTGCACGTCGCCGCGCATCGCGAGGCGTTCGGCCGCAAGCTGATCGAGATGCCGCTGATGCAGCGCCAGCTGATGAAGATGCTGCTGCCGGCCGAGGCCGCGCGCGCGATGTTCATGCAGATTGCGCTGCTGCTGCCGCAGGCCGACGCGGGTGACGAGCAGGCCGCGCGCTGCGTGCGGATCCTGACGCCGCTGATCAAGTTTCGCGCGTGCCGCGACGCGCGCCGCGTGACGGGCGATGCGATGGAAGTGCGCGGGGGCACCGGCTACATCGAGGAATGGAGCGACGCGCGCATCGTGCGCGATGCGCATCTCGGCTCGATCTGGGAGGGCACGAGCAACATCGTCGCGCTGGACGTCGCGCGGGCCGCGCAGCGCGAGCACGCACTCGATGCGCTGCGCGCGTTCCTGGGCGACCGGCTCGGCGCGGCGCCGCTGCCCGATGCGAGCCGCGCGGCGCTGCGGCGCATTCTCGCGCGCGCCTGCGATGCGCTGGCGCGGGTCGCGGCGGAAGGCGACGACGCACGCGTGCGGCAGGCCGCGTCCGCGCTGTACTACGCGAGCGCGGCCGTGCTGATGGCCTGCGAGGGCGTGCGCCTTGCGCCGGACTTCCGGCGTCTCGCGCTCGCGCACCTGATCGTGCGCCACAAGCTGCTGCCGGTCGATCCGCTCGCGCCGGCGTCGCGCGACGACGAATCGGCCGCGTTCGATGCGTTGCTGCGCGGTACGCCGGTCGCGCTCGACACGGCGCTTGACCTGTTGCCGGAGGTCGAACGATGA
- a CDS encoding amino acid permease: protein MQPEGQFQHIAAREQGLRRTLTARQMAMIAIGGAIGTGLFLGSGFAIGFAGPSVLVSYAIGAFISLLLMGCLAEMTVAHPTSGSFGAYAEHYVSPWAGFLVRYAYWACIVLAVGTEVTAIALYMKYWLPGVPGWLWIVGFSALLVFVNARSVDVFGAVEYGFSVVKIAAIVGFIVLGAYVVFGNPGLVGDGSARAGFHHYTDHGGFFPKGAWGTWVAVIVSIFSYLSIEMIAVAAGEAEDPERAVTRAFRSTIVRLVLFYLVTLALMLAIVPWTAAGRDESPFVKVMEAIHLPGAAGLINFVVLIAALSAMNSQLYITTRMMFSLSRAGHAPKALGEVNARGVPFGALMLSTLGIALATVLSVLYPDASFTIMMAVSMFGALFTWMMIFVTHYCFRRRRAALGLPAPAFRMRGFPLLTLLGAGLMLAVMVTTYFTAEFHMTLIFGIPFLVALSVVYAVWYRRAQPVLQPGAKS from the coding sequence ATGCAACCAGAAGGGCAATTCCAGCATATCGCGGCGCGCGAGCAAGGCCTGCGCCGCACGCTTACCGCGCGGCAGATGGCGATGATCGCGATCGGCGGCGCCATCGGCACCGGCCTCTTTCTCGGCAGCGGCTTCGCGATCGGCTTCGCGGGCCCGAGCGTGCTCGTCAGCTACGCGATTGGCGCGTTCATCTCGCTGCTGCTGATGGGCTGTCTCGCCGAGATGACGGTCGCGCACCCGACATCCGGTTCGTTCGGTGCGTACGCCGAACATTACGTGAGCCCGTGGGCCGGGTTCCTTGTGCGCTACGCGTACTGGGCGTGCATCGTGCTCGCGGTCGGCACCGAGGTCACCGCGATCGCGCTGTACATGAAGTACTGGTTGCCGGGCGTGCCGGGCTGGCTGTGGATCGTCGGGTTCTCCGCGCTGCTGGTGTTCGTCAACGCGCGTAGCGTCGATGTGTTCGGCGCGGTCGAGTACGGCTTCTCGGTCGTGAAGATCGCGGCGATCGTCGGCTTCATCGTGCTCGGCGCCTATGTCGTGTTCGGCAATCCGGGGCTGGTCGGCGACGGCTCGGCACGCGCGGGATTCCACCATTACACGGATCACGGCGGCTTTTTTCCGAAGGGGGCGTGGGGCACCTGGGTCGCGGTGATCGTGTCGATCTTCAGCTACCTGAGCATCGAGATGATCGCGGTCGCGGCCGGTGAAGCCGAGGATCCCGAGCGCGCGGTCACGCGTGCGTTCCGCTCGACGATCGTGCGGCTCGTGCTGTTCTACCTCGTCACGCTCGCGCTGATGCTCGCGATCGTGCCGTGGACGGCGGCGGGGCGCGACGAAAGCCCGTTCGTGAAGGTGATGGAGGCAATCCACCTGCCGGGCGCGGCCGGACTGATCAACTTCGTCGTGCTGATCGCCGCGCTGTCCGCAATGAACAGCCAGCTCTACATCACGACGCGGATGATGTTCAGCCTGTCGCGTGCGGGGCATGCGCCGAAGGCGCTCGGGGAAGTGAACGCGCGCGGTGTACCGTTCGGCGCACTGATGCTGTCGACGCTCGGCATCGCGCTTGCGACCGTGCTGAGCGTGTTGTATCCGGACGCGTCGTTCACGATCATGATGGCCGTGTCGATGTTCGGCGCGCTGTTCACGTGGATGATGATCTTCGTCACGCACTACTGCTTCCGGCGGCGTCGCGCGGCGCTCGGCCTGCCGGCGCCCGCGTTCCGGATGCGCGGTTTTCCGCTGCTCACGCTGCTCGGCGCGGGCCTGATGCTCGCGGTGATGGTGACGACCTACTTCACGGCGGAATTCCACATGACGCTGATCTTCGGTATTCCGTTCCTGGTTGCGCTGTCGGTCGTGTACGCGGTGTGGTATCGACGCGCGCAGCCGGTGCTGCAGCCCGGCGCGAAGTCGTGA
- a CDS encoding porin produces the protein MRTIHKFALPMMAGALAASGAMAQSSVTLYGIVDQSIRYTTHADASNGASVQMTNGAITNSRWGLKGSEALGGGLKAIFQLESGFEPQNGQLDGALFGRYAYVGLASDWGTVKLGRQATEAFNLFGDLDPLTVGNYTANMWPYFLTQGRASNVVSYDGTFGGLNVGASYGFGGVAGSLGANAYWGTHVSYTQGGLMVGATYQQVRDLSSRAQQAWGAGARYAFGAATLYAGYLGGIDRTGMLDQQLLNAPGRDVTYGAFADNPRRDAIFYTGASVKVTPAVSVTGVAYYDDIRNVNGVAGNGGKRYTGVLEAEYALSKATQVYATVDYNRVTGGAFTEMPGRGNQTGVAAGLRHMF, from the coding sequence ATGAGGACAATCCATAAATTCGCACTGCCAATGATGGCCGGTGCGCTTGCCGCGAGCGGCGCGATGGCGCAGAGCAGCGTGACGCTGTACGGAATCGTCGACCAGAGCATTCGCTACACGACGCATGCCGACGCGTCGAACGGTGCGAGCGTGCAGATGACCAACGGCGCGATCACGAACAGCCGCTGGGGGCTGAAGGGCAGCGAAGCGCTCGGCGGCGGGCTGAAGGCGATCTTCCAGCTCGAGAGCGGCTTCGAGCCGCAGAACGGGCAGCTCGACGGCGCGCTGTTCGGTCGCTACGCGTATGTCGGTCTTGCGAGCGACTGGGGTACCGTGAAGCTCGGCCGCCAGGCGACCGAGGCGTTCAACCTGTTCGGCGATCTCGATCCGCTGACGGTCGGCAACTACACGGCCAACATGTGGCCGTATTTCCTCACGCAAGGCCGTGCGAGCAACGTCGTCAGCTACGACGGCACGTTCGGCGGGTTGAACGTCGGCGCGAGCTACGGCTTCGGCGGCGTCGCGGGCAGCCTTGGCGCGAATGCGTATTGGGGCACGCACGTGTCGTACACGCAGGGCGGGCTGATGGTCGGCGCGACGTACCAGCAGGTGCGGGACCTGAGCAGCCGCGCGCAGCAGGCGTGGGGCGCGGGCGCGCGCTACGCGTTCGGCGCGGCGACGCTGTACGCGGGCTATCTCGGCGGCATCGATCGTACGGGCATGCTCGACCAGCAACTGCTGAACGCGCCGGGCCGCGACGTGACCTACGGTGCGTTCGCGGACAACCCGCGTCGCGACGCGATCTTCTATACGGGTGCGAGCGTCAAGGTCACGCCGGCCGTGTCGGTGACGGGCGTCGCGTATTACGACGACATCCGCAACGTCAACGGCGTGGCCGGTAACGGCGGCAAGCGCTACACGGGCGTGCTCGAGGCCGAGTACGCTTTGTCGAAGGCAACGCAGGTCTACGCGACGGTCGACTACAACCGCGTGACGGGCGGCGCGTTCACGGAAATGCCCGGACGCGGCAACCAGACGGGCGTCGCGGCCGGCCTGCGCCACATGTTCTGA